Proteins found in one Arthrobacter sp. U41 genomic segment:
- a CDS encoding RtcB family protein, which produces MEVINSKLISWASILDDATRQQALATAQLPIIYPHLALMPDAHLGLGATVGSVIPTLGAVIPAAVGVDIGCGMIAVRTQYAVKDLRKDRKPLREGIEHAVPLSAGHFNHRISATAAPRIDQLRRLAANARFDPAQYASNWTLQLGSLGSGNHFIEVCADETDAVWLFLHSGSRGVGNKLAQRHIGEARSMIRSRHITLPHPDLAYLEEGTLEFDRYIRELRWAQHFALLNREEMMDRVVRQFESWTGGSVREAERINCHHNFTAKERHYGKSVWVSRKGAIRAEAGDPGLIPGSMGTASYVVVGLGNRASLNSSPHGAGREYSRHAAQKIFTLAELKTAMQGIEFRPSKAFIDEIPAAYKPIDTVMRDSADLVKIRHKLRQLVNVKGD; this is translated from the coding sequence TTGGAAGTCATCAACAGCAAGCTGATCAGCTGGGCCTCGATCCTGGACGACGCGACCCGCCAGCAGGCCCTGGCCACGGCACAGCTGCCCATCATCTATCCGCATCTGGCGCTGATGCCGGACGCCCATCTGGGCCTGGGCGCCACCGTGGGCTCCGTCATTCCCACCCTTGGCGCCGTCATCCCGGCGGCCGTGGGCGTTGACATCGGCTGCGGCATGATCGCCGTCCGCACACAGTATGCCGTCAAGGACCTGCGCAAGGACCGGAAACCGTTGCGGGAGGGCATCGAGCACGCCGTCCCGCTGTCCGCCGGCCACTTCAACCACAGGATCAGCGCCACCGCCGCACCCCGGATAGACCAACTCCGGCGCCTGGCAGCGAACGCGCGTTTCGACCCCGCCCAGTACGCCTCGAACTGGACACTGCAGCTGGGGTCGCTTGGCTCGGGCAACCACTTCATCGAGGTCTGCGCGGATGAGACGGACGCCGTCTGGCTGTTCCTGCACTCCGGCTCCCGCGGCGTCGGCAACAAACTCGCGCAGCGGCACATCGGCGAGGCCCGGAGCATGATCCGGAGCCGGCACATCACCCTGCCGCACCCGGACCTGGCCTACCTCGAGGAAGGCACCCTCGAATTCGACCGATACATCAGGGAACTCCGCTGGGCCCAGCACTTCGCCCTGCTGAACCGCGAGGAGATGATGGACCGGGTGGTCCGGCAGTTTGAATCCTGGACCGGAGGCTCCGTCCGCGAGGCCGAACGGATCAACTGCCACCACAACTTCACCGCCAAGGAACGGCATTACGGCAAGTCCGTCTGGGTCTCACGCAAAGGAGCCATCAGGGCGGAGGCGGGGGACCCCGGGCTGATTCCGGGCTCCATGGGCACCGCGTCCTACGTTGTTGTGGGCCTGGGGAACCGGGCGTCCCTGAATTCCTCGCCGCACGGCGCCGGGCGGGAATACTCGAGGCACGCGGCGCAGAAGATCTTTACCCTGGCCGAGCTGAAGACCGCCATGCAGGGCATCGAATTCCGTCCCAGCAAGGCCTTCATCGACGAGATCCCGGCGGCCTACAAACCCATCGACACGGTGATGCGCGACTCCGCGGACCTCGTCAAAATACGGCACAAGCTCCGCCAGCTCGTCAACGTTAAAGGCGACTGA